One part of the Candidatus Flexicrinis affinis genome encodes these proteins:
- a CDS encoding CvpA family protein, translated as MMQLHVLLFILIAIFAVIGFQRGFNKEVISLAGIVLALFTLHSFDGLLRLTLLANTPPTTRFIVQAIVFCVIVFFGYQTRALIGRDVKQAQQTGPPEGRDELQTRILGLLMGILNGYLVWGTLWYLMVINDYPLSPFIRPPVAGSDAANLVQWLPLYVLAGGPGGLDPLLSGMVIVAFLIVLILI; from the coding sequence ATGATGCAGCTTCACGTCCTGCTGTTTATCCTGATCGCGATTTTCGCCGTGATCGGGTTTCAGCGCGGCTTCAACAAAGAGGTTATCTCGCTGGCCGGCATCGTGCTGGCGCTGTTCACGCTGCACAGCTTCGACGGCCTGCTGCGGCTGACTCTACTGGCCAATACGCCGCCCACGACGCGTTTCATCGTACAGGCGATCGTGTTCTGCGTGATCGTGTTTTTCGGCTACCAAACCCGCGCGTTGATCGGGCGCGACGTCAAGCAGGCCCAGCAGACCGGTCCGCCGGAGGGCCGCGACGAACTGCAGACACGCATCCTCGGCCTGCTCATGGGCATCCTCAACGGGTACCTCGTGTGGGGGACGTTGTGGTATCTTATGGTGATCAACGATTACCCGCTCAGCCCGTTCATACGGCCACCGGTGGCGGGCTCGGATGCCGCAAATCTCGTGCAGTGGCTTCCGCTGTATGTGTTGGCTGGCGGCCCGGGCGGGCTTGATCCGCTGTTGTCGGGCATGGTGATCGTCGCGTTCCTGATCGTATTGATCCTGATCTGA
- the lspA gene encoding signal peptidase II, which translates to MPNRPALRHWTVFLGLIAAIIAVDQIAKALIIARIAPGQTVVVIEPLADFFRLTFSQNTGAAFGMLPSAGWVFSVIAVSVSIVMLIAHARMDRAAWGKRLAMAFIIGGALGNVIDRVRFDYVIDFINYRIPGVISNVSNIADHAIVAGVIALLIITWRAEDEKDATQAAVPPTDTPDTAVE; encoded by the coding sequence GTGCCGAATCGTCCCGCACTGCGCCATTGGACCGTCTTCCTCGGGCTGATTGCCGCCATCATCGCGGTCGACCAGATCGCGAAGGCGCTGATCATCGCGCGCATCGCGCCCGGCCAGACGGTCGTCGTGATCGAGCCACTGGCCGACTTCTTCCGCCTCACCTTCAGTCAGAACACCGGCGCGGCTTTCGGCATGCTGCCGAGCGCAGGCTGGGTGTTTTCGGTCATCGCCGTAAGCGTGTCGATCGTCATGCTGATCGCCCATGCACGCATGGACCGCGCGGCGTGGGGCAAGCGCCTTGCGATGGCGTTCATCATCGGCGGTGCGCTCGGCAACGTGATCGACCGTGTGCGCTTCGACTACGTGATCGACTTCATCAACTACCGTATTCCGGGCGTCATCTCGAACGTCTCGAACATCGCCGACCACGCCATCGTCGCCGGCGTGATCGCGCTGCTGATCATTACGTGGCGCGCCGAAGACGAGAAGGACGCGACACAAGCCGCTGTGCCGCCCACCGATACGCCGGACACTGCGGTCGAGTAG
- a CDS encoding WD40 repeat domain-containing protein has translation MTRIVRAAGPLLLAVLLAISGLTTFTYSQAPQTPTPSTAPPVTPAAIVGNVIGGSWNPAGTLLAAWRTDGSLTIEDRGGVVRVHLDHENPIRSFSWSSADANVFVYIPIYGSAHVVKVTELGYEVIGQYSMAGGRLREAQIDAVGVRLAVINSAEYEYPKESRLEVVDVASGQLVFDYGSDYMSFIDIAWDPTGQSRLILSEVDELATTLRMFDVTSQTEIWSHEIPEGGPATVVWSPDGTTFVSVSTAAPHAVVALHNASSGVILRILESNLDSMLYEPYWAPNPNLILSGSNVTLNDVVYEVWDQDVQQIVDVVPQSSCSISSWPCTMPTATATPAAGDGG, from the coding sequence ATGACGAGGATTGTTCGCGCTGCCGGGCCACTACTGTTGGCGGTGCTGTTGGCCATCAGCGGGTTGACGACGTTCACGTATTCGCAAGCCCCGCAGACGCCTACCCCCTCCACCGCGCCGCCAGTCACGCCTGCCGCTATCGTCGGCAATGTCATTGGAGGAAGCTGGAATCCTGCGGGTACGCTGCTGGCCGCGTGGCGAACTGACGGGTCGCTCACGATTGAAGATCGCGGCGGTGTGGTTAGGGTTCATCTGGATCATGAAAACCCCATCAGGTCATTCTCGTGGAGTTCAGCGGATGCCAATGTGTTTGTCTACATTCCGATATATGGCAGTGCTCACGTTGTGAAAGTCACAGAGTTGGGTTACGAGGTCATTGGCCAGTATTCGATGGCTGGTGGAAGATTGCGGGAGGCCCAAATAGATGCTGTCGGAGTCCGTCTAGCTGTTATCAACTCGGCCGAGTACGAATATCCGAAGGAAAGCCGGCTCGAAGTAGTTGACGTTGCAAGTGGACAGCTTGTATTCGACTACGGGTCCGATTATATGTCGTTCATAGACATAGCGTGGGACCCGACTGGACAAAGCAGACTTATCCTCTCGGAAGTCGATGAGTTGGCGACTACATTGAGGATGTTTGACGTCACATCACAGACCGAGATCTGGAGTCATGAAATCCCTGAAGGAGGGCCGGCGACCGTTGTATGGAGTCCGGACGGGACGACGTTCGTCAGCGTATCGACGGCCGCACCGCACGCCGTTGTCGCTCTCCATAACGCGTCGAGCGGTGTGATACTTCGTATTCTTGAAAGCAACCTGGACTCAATGCTCTATGAACCGTATTGGGCACCGAATCCGAATCTCATTCTGAGCGGTTCGAACGTCACGCTGAACGATGTCGTCTACGAGGTTTGGGATCAGGACGTCCAACAGATCGTTGACGTTGTCCCGCAGTCGTCGTGCAGCATCTCGTCATGGCCGTGTACGATGCCAACTGCTACCGCAACACCCGCCGCGGGAGATGGCGGGTAA
- a CDS encoding cell division protein FtsW: MAEQTHPQFIDETGTTSTPTPVRKPRSTAAAPAFDARPRTMSRQNERTQTFLQTLDKPLMAISGLLLAIGLMMVYSTTFDWSYSEWGNPAQKALEQARNIGIGLIGLSFVLVFDYRRIRRLSVVILLGTVAALIAVLLFGDDVFNARRSLIGGSLQPGELAELAMIIYMAAWLSSKNTRVRSLTYGLLPFAVLLGIISGLVILQPDISTAVIIIGVSGLMFFLAGADLIQIGVIAGIAGIIGLGVVFGGGLSYAEGRVTVFFESIGDITRADYQVFQAYVAFANGGWTGVGLGLSQQKFNNALPAPHTDSIFAIIGEEFGILGAAFVVLLYAIFVARGLTIARRSTDPFGALLAAGITLWIISKALLNIAVMLALVPPTGIALPFISFGGSSMVTVLVGVGLILSVQRANNVREFAAERRGQRASADRSRGNGRTRLSSTGGR, encoded by the coding sequence ATGGCTGAACAGACTCACCCGCAGTTCATCGATGAAACAGGCACAACCTCGACGCCGACCCCGGTGCGCAAGCCGCGCAGCACGGCCGCTGCGCCGGCGTTCGACGCGCGCCCGCGCACGATGTCGCGCCAGAACGAGCGCACGCAGACCTTTTTGCAGACGCTCGACAAACCGTTGATGGCGATTTCCGGCTTGCTGTTGGCGATCGGCCTGATGATGGTATACAGCACGACCTTCGACTGGTCGTACAGCGAGTGGGGCAACCCGGCGCAGAAGGCGCTCGAACAAGCACGGAACATCGGAATCGGGCTGATCGGGCTTAGCTTCGTGCTGGTCTTCGACTATCGGCGCATACGCCGGCTGTCGGTCGTGATTCTGCTTGGCACGGTCGCCGCGTTGATCGCCGTGCTGCTGTTCGGTGACGACGTCTTCAACGCGCGCCGTTCACTGATCGGCGGCAGCTTGCAACCGGGCGAGCTGGCCGAGCTGGCGATGATCATTTACATGGCGGCGTGGCTAAGCAGTAAGAACACCCGCGTGCGAAGCCTGACTTACGGCCTACTGCCGTTCGCCGTGCTGCTGGGCATTATCAGCGGTCTCGTCATTTTGCAGCCCGACATTTCGACCGCCGTCATTATCATCGGCGTCAGCGGCTTAATGTTCTTCCTCGCCGGCGCCGACCTGATCCAGATCGGGGTGATCGCCGGCATCGCCGGCATCATTGGTCTCGGGGTTGTCTTTGGTGGTGGGCTTAGCTACGCCGAAGGCCGCGTGACCGTCTTCTTCGAATCGATCGGCGACATTACCCGCGCCGACTATCAGGTGTTTCAGGCGTACGTAGCCTTTGCCAACGGCGGCTGGACAGGCGTGGGGCTCGGCCTCAGCCAACAGAAGTTCAACAACGCGCTCCCCGCCCCGCATACCGACTCGATCTTCGCCATTATCGGGGAGGAGTTTGGCATCCTCGGCGCGGCGTTCGTCGTTCTCCTCTATGCGATCTTTGTCGCGCGTGGCCTGACCATTGCGCGACGATCGACCGACCCGTTCGGCGCGCTGCTGGCGGCAGGCATCACACTGTGGATCATCTCCAAGGCGCTGCTCAACATCGCGGTGATGCTCGCGCTCGTGCCGCCGACGGGGATCGCGCTGCCGTTTATCAGCTTCGGCGGGTCGTCGATGGTGACGGTGTTGGTCGGCGTCGGGTTGATATTGAGTGTGCAGCGTGCGAACAACGTGCGCGAATTTGCCGCGGAACGAAGGGGGCAACGTGCGTCTGCTGATCGCAGCCGGGGGAACGGGCGGACACGTCTATCCAGCACTGGCGGTCGCTGA
- a CDS encoding UDP-N-acetylglucosamine--N-acetylmuramyl-(pentapeptide) pyrophosphoryl-undecaprenol N-acetylglucosamine transferase produces the protein MRLLIAAGGTGGHVYPALAVAERLLHITTDSTIAFVGTVGGFERPLLDKSNVPLDSIDEVQAGPLHGVNPLKVVTSIFKTLVGIVQSWRVLGKRKPAVVLMTGGWVGLPVAIAAWLRRIPIVIYLPDIEPALSIKVLRPFAKHIAVTNEASAQYVPASKMVVTGYPLRQSVAAAQRRQAIEHFGLDPSKKTLLVFGGSRGARSINIGLIDALPDLLAKGDMQIIHVTGELDAERAEAARGTPGYHPYAYLHDDMGLAMAAADLCVCRSGASTLGELPYFGLPALLVPYPHAWRYQKVNADYLAQRGAAQILPDESLGDLATAVRALLDAPGKLANMRAAALALRQDDAAGAIAELLLKAGAPR, from the coding sequence GTGCGTCTGCTGATCGCAGCCGGGGGAACGGGCGGACACGTCTATCCAGCACTGGCGGTCGCTGAGCGCCTGCTGCATATCACGACCGACTCGACGATCGCGTTTGTCGGCACGGTCGGCGGATTCGAGCGCCCGCTGTTGGACAAATCGAACGTCCCGCTGGACTCGATTGACGAAGTACAGGCCGGGCCGCTCCACGGCGTCAATCCGCTGAAGGTCGTCACGAGCATCTTCAAGACGCTGGTTGGGATCGTTCAGTCGTGGCGCGTGCTCGGCAAGCGTAAGCCCGCTGTCGTGCTGATGACCGGCGGATGGGTCGGGCTGCCGGTAGCGATTGCCGCGTGGCTGCGCCGTATTCCGATCGTCATCTATTTGCCGGACATCGAACCGGCGCTGTCGATCAAGGTGCTGCGGCCGTTCGCCAAGCACATCGCCGTAACGAACGAGGCATCCGCGCAGTACGTGCCCGCATCCAAGATGGTCGTGACCGGCTACCCGCTGCGACAGTCGGTGGCGGCGGCGCAGCGTCGCCAAGCTATCGAGCATTTCGGCCTCGATCCGTCAAAGAAGACTCTGCTCGTATTTGGTGGAAGCCGCGGCGCGCGTAGCATCAACATCGGGCTGATCGACGCGCTGCCGGACCTGCTGGCCAAAGGCGACATGCAGATCATCCATGTCACGGGCGAACTGGACGCCGAACGCGCAGAGGCGGCGCGCGGCACGCCGGGGTATCATCCTTACGCGTATCTTCACGACGACATGGGGCTGGCGATGGCCGCGGCCGATCTGTGCGTATGCCGCAGCGGGGCAAGCACGCTGGGCGAACTCCCGTATTTCGGGCTGCCTGCGCTGCTGGTACCGTACCCGCATGCGTGGCGCTATCAGAAGGTCAACGCCGACTACCTCGCGCAGCGCGGCGCGGCGCAAATTCTGCCGGACGAATCGCTGGGCGACTTGGCGACGGCTGTGCGCGCTCTGCTCGACGCTCCCGGCAAGCTGGCCAACATGCGTGCGGCGGCGCTCGCCTTGCGTCAAGACGACGCGGCGGGGGCCATCGCCGAGCTTCTGCTGAAGGCGGGTGCGCCGCGATGA
- the murC gene encoding UDP-N-acetylmuramate--L-alanine ligase: MNLTPDLRLHIVGIGGTGMSAIARVLLERGYTLTGSDRSPGPLADALARDGVKVTIGHDAANIAGADALLITSAARDNPEVEAALRAGIPVYKRRDFLPALLDGLDVLAIAGTHGKTTSTAMTTHILREAGLEPGYIVGSVMANTGTNAAVGAGQHFVIEADEYDHMYHGLSPAVAVITSAEWDHPDFFPTEADMTASFATFIGKIAPNGILVVNGDDPRTLALAAHHTGRTFTYGLNADNHVRISEPTIGADAMMAFDITSQAGWSAHLRLAQWGKHNAANATAALLAAHYGADISPQIASRALESFQSTGRRFEVRGEAGGLTVIDDYAHHPTAIRVTLEAARMRYPGRRVWAVWQPHTFSRTAALLDDYARAFSDADEVLVTDIYAAREAAVSGVDGQSAAAAIGAHHPNTRHSGSIDDTADLLIEQTRPGDVVILMSAGDAPRIGELLLSARR; this comes from the coding sequence ATGAACCTCACACCCGATCTGCGCCTGCATATCGTCGGCATCGGCGGCACGGGCATGTCCGCGATTGCGCGCGTGCTGCTCGAACGCGGCTACACGCTGACCGGCAGCGACCGGTCGCCCGGCCCGCTGGCCGATGCCCTCGCCCGTGACGGTGTGAAGGTCACCATCGGCCACGACGCGGCCAACATCGCTGGTGCCGACGCGCTGCTCATCACCTCCGCCGCACGTGACAACCCCGAGGTCGAGGCGGCGCTCAGGGCCGGCATTCCGGTCTACAAGCGCCGCGACTTCCTGCCCGCCCTGCTCGATGGACTGGACGTGCTTGCCATCGCCGGCACCCACGGCAAGACGACCTCCACCGCCATGACCACGCATATCCTGCGCGAGGCAGGGCTGGAGCCCGGTTACATTGTCGGCTCGGTGATGGCCAACACCGGCACCAACGCCGCCGTGGGGGCAGGGCAGCACTTCGTGATCGAGGCCGACGAATACGACCACATGTACCACGGGCTTTCGCCGGCCGTCGCCGTCATCACCTCCGCCGAATGGGATCACCCCGACTTCTTCCCCACCGAGGCGGACATGACGGCCTCATTCGCGACCTTCATCGGCAAGATCGCGCCGAACGGCATTCTCGTCGTCAACGGCGACGATCCACGCACGCTGGCACTCGCGGCGCATCACACCGGACGCACGTTCACCTACGGCCTCAACGCGGACAACCACGTCCGCATCTCCGAGCCAACCATCGGTGCCGACGCCATGATGGCCTTTGATATCACGTCGCAGGCGGGTTGGAGCGCACACCTTCGCCTCGCCCAATGGGGCAAACATAACGCCGCCAACGCCACCGCCGCGCTGCTGGCCGCGCATTACGGTGCGGACATATCGCCGCAGATCGCCTCACGCGCGCTCGAGTCGTTCCAGAGCACTGGCCGGCGCTTCGAAGTGCGCGGCGAGGCCGGCGGCTTGACCGTGATTGACGACTACGCGCATCACCCCACGGCCATCCGCGTGACGCTCGAAGCGGCGCGCATGCGCTATCCGGGGCGACGTGTCTGGGCCGTCTGGCAGCCACATACCTTCAGCCGCACCGCCGCGCTGCTGGACGACTATGCGCGTGCCTTCTCCGACGCCGACGAAGTCCTCGTAACCGACATCTACGCCGCGCGCGAGGCCGCCGTCTCCGGTGTCGACGGACAATCCGCTGCCGCCGCGATCGGCGCACACCATCCGAACACGCGCCACAGCGGCTCGATCGACGACACCGCCGATCTGCTTATCGAACAGACCCGCCCCGGCGACGTCGTGATCCTTATGAGTGCCGGCGACGCCCCCCGCATCGGCGAACTGCTGCTGTCTGCACGTAGGTAG
- a CDS encoding GNAT family N-acetyltransferase, whose protein sequence is MKSPEQLRAGFAETPGVEVRVLTSVDVDFYRALYRSVGEQWNWRDRLIMSDEELAVALDKAEVNVLYVDGEIAGYVELADQHDGSTEVAYFGLREAFFGRGLGKHLLSYGVKKAWEKGANRVWVHTCNLDGPQALKNYMARGFEVVHVDEEPMPDRYK, encoded by the coding sequence ATGAAGTCGCCGGAGCAGCTCCGCGCCGGCTTCGCTGAGACTCCGGGCGTGGAAGTGCGCGTGCTGACGTCGGTGGATGTGGATTTCTACCGCGCGCTGTACCGCTCGGTGGGCGAGCAGTGGAATTGGCGCGATCGCCTGATTATGAGCGACGAAGAACTCGCGGTGGCGCTCGACAAGGCGGAAGTCAACGTCCTGTACGTCGACGGCGAGATCGCTGGGTACGTCGAATTGGCCGATCAGCACGACGGCAGCACCGAGGTCGCGTACTTTGGCCTGCGCGAGGCGTTCTTCGGCCGCGGGCTCGGCAAGCACCTGCTCAGCTACGGCGTGAAGAAGGCGTGGGAGAAGGGTGCCAACCGCGTGTGGGTGCACACCTGCAACCTCGACGGCCCGCAGGCGCTGAAGAACTACATGGCGCGTGGCTTCGAGGTCGTCCATGTCGACGAAGAGCCGATGCCCGACCGTTATAAGTAA
- a CDS encoding aminotransferase class I/II-fold pyridoxal phosphate-dependent enzyme yields MTSPVASRIASLAGAMQPFMKFMFESPYQKLAEKPGISDFAVGNPHDMPLEEYTAALQSHLAPKNKDWFAYKTSEPEAQYVVAESLRQWKGLTVRPENVSMTTGAFAALQVALLSVVDPGDEVIMIIPPWFFYEMQINVAGGTAVRVNIDPHTFDLDLDAIAAAITPKTRAIIVNSPNNPTGKMYPESTLRELATILSAASARHGRTIYLISDESYSRIVYDGRTFVSPAAVYPNTLLIYTYGKTLLTPGQRIGYIALPEAMEQRYAVGQAVLISQVATGYTFPNALLQHALGDLEKLSIDMERLQHKRDWMVRELTAMGYTLHAPEGTFYLLPRSPIPDDWRFVSVLAEHDILALPGTVVEMPGYFRLSLTANEGMIERALPNFAKALEAV; encoded by the coding sequence ATGACATCGCCTGTTGCCAGCCGCATCGCCAGCCTTGCCGGCGCGATGCAGCCATTTATGAAGTTCATGTTCGAGTCGCCATACCAGAAGCTGGCAGAGAAGCCCGGCATCTCGGACTTTGCAGTCGGCAATCCACATGACATGCCGCTCGAGGAGTACACTGCCGCGCTGCAATCGCACCTCGCGCCGAAGAACAAGGACTGGTTCGCCTACAAAACCAGCGAACCGGAGGCGCAGTACGTCGTCGCGGAGTCGCTGCGGCAGTGGAAGGGTCTGACCGTCCGGCCCGAGAACGTGTCAATGACGACCGGCGCGTTCGCCGCATTGCAGGTCGCGCTGCTGTCGGTGGTCGACCCCGGCGACGAGGTAATAATGATCATCCCGCCGTGGTTCTTCTACGAGATGCAGATCAATGTGGCGGGCGGGACGGCGGTGCGCGTCAACATCGACCCGCACACGTTCGACCTCGACCTCGACGCAATCGCCGCGGCCATCACGCCCAAGACGCGCGCGATCATCGTGAACTCGCCCAACAACCCGACTGGCAAGATGTACCCGGAGTCGACCCTGCGCGAACTCGCCACGATCCTGTCCGCTGCCAGCGCCAGACACGGCCGGACGATCTACCTGATCTCCGACGAGTCGTACAGCCGGATCGTCTACGATGGGCGGACGTTCGTCAGCCCGGCAGCGGTGTATCCGAACACGCTGTTGATCTACACCTACGGCAAGACACTGCTCACGCCCGGCCAGCGCATCGGCTACATCGCGCTGCCGGAGGCGATGGAGCAGCGGTACGCGGTCGGTCAAGCGGTGCTGATCTCGCAGGTCGCTACCGGCTATACGTTTCCGAACGCGCTGCTCCAACACGCACTAGGCGACCTCGAAAAGCTGTCAATCGACATGGAGCGGCTTCAGCACAAGCGCGATTGGATGGTGCGCGAGCTGACCGCGATGGGCTATACCCTGCACGCGCCGGAAGGCACGTTCTATCTGCTGCCGCGCTCGCCGATCCCGGACGACTGGCGCTTCGTGAGCGTGCTGGCCGAGCATGACATCCTCGCGCTGCCGGGTACGGTGGTGGAGATGCCGGGGTACTTCCGGCTGTCGCTGACGGCCAACGAGGGCATGATCGAGCGCGCGCTGCCGAACTTCGCCAAGGCGCTTGAAGCGGTTTAG